The genomic stretch GAGGTATATATCAATAGCCCTGAGCTTTAGCGCGGGGCTATATATGCTTATGGTTCCAGTGAATTTTGGCTGGGTTTTCCATTCTTTACGTTTAACATTTGGAAAACCATGACAAAATATAAATCAAACTCTCTTAAAATAAGAAAGGCTCGATGCGAACACCGAGCCTATCCTAAACCTAAACTAACCGCTATTACTATATAAAGAGATGTGTACCGCTTTGTGTGTCTTTGGTAGATTGTATTAACTCTACCTGACGAGCCAACTCTTCAATTTTTTTATTGCCTAAAAGGCTAATTCCAAACTTTTCTGAAAATTCATGCCCATTCTTAATGTATCGAATGGTAAGACGTTTTCTAATTCTTTTACGATCTATAGAAAAACTCACAATATTGGCTTTTGGAACGTATAGTTCTTTACCAAAAAGACGCCCCAAAGCAAAGTGACTTTGAATATGCAGCACTTCTGAATCACTATCAAAATTAAAAATTGGAATACCTAAATATGCATAAGTGGCTACTACCATTACCGGGAAAATAATAGCAGAATATCCTTTGAAAAAGGCACCAAGGCTACCCGAGGTATTTGCAATTATTACATCTATCACCGCTACTACCACCATTATACCTATGACGGCTCTTAGCGCATTTTTAATATTTTGATTATGAATTGACACTATTGTAAGAATTTGATTTCAAAAGTAAGTATTATATCCTAATTTACAAAGTCTTACAAGTGAACAAATTGTTAAATTATCCTTGTGTGCCTTTGAATTATTCTACAGTCGCTTTGAAGCGAAATACGTCTTAAGCAAACTTGATGCCTCTTTTTCCATAAAGCCTCCTTCGAGCACAGTTGTTTTGTGTAAACGCCCGCCATGAGCAAGGAATCCACGCTTTTCATCTTTGGCTGCATACACTACCCTTCCAATCTGTGACCAAAACAAAGCCCCGGCACACATAGGACAAGGCTCTAGTGTAACGTATAGCGTGCAGTCTTTCAAATATTTTGCACCCAAATAACCACTAGCTGCAGTAATAGCTTGTATTTCGGCATGAGCAGTTACGTCCACCAACCTTTCGGTAAGGTTATGCCCTCTTCCAATTATTTTTTTATTTACCGTGATTATCGCCCCCACCGGAACCTCATCTTCGGCATAAGCCAGCTCTGCTTCACGCATGGCCTGCTTCATAAAATACTCATCGTTGTATACTTCTATTTCCATTCCTTTAGTTTTTTAGTCGGTAGTCCGCAGTCCACAGATGTCAATAAAATAGCATCTCCTTACCGCTATCTGAGAACTATCTACGGTAGCCTATTTTCTTATTCACAATTTAAGCCCCAGCAAATATACTTTACCCCTTATTGTTTGTAATTTCGCCACCTTCAAAAAATCGGATTTACAGATGTACAGAACTCACACCTGCGGAGAACTCAATATTAGCAAGTTAAATGAAACAGTAAGCCTTGCCGGCTGGGTACAGCGCGTGCGCAACCTTGGCGGAATGACTTTCATAGATCTTAGAGATCGTTATGGCATTACTCAATTGG from Owenweeksia hongkongensis DSM 17368 encodes the following:
- a CDS encoding nucleoside deaminase, whose protein sequence is MEIEVYNDEYFMKQAMREAELAYAEDEVPVGAIITVNKKIIGRGHNLTERLVDVTAHAEIQAITAASGYLGAKYLKDCTLYVTLEPCPMCAGALFWSQIGRVVYAAKDEKRGFLAHGGRLHKTTVLEGGFMEKEASSLLKTYFASKRL